The region GCACCAACATGCTGAGGAGGCTCCTCCAGGAGGTGCGAAAGAGATGATTGAAGCTGGTGCTTTAGAGGGCGTAGATGCTGTATTTGGTTGCCATTTCATGAATATGATGCAACCAGGCAAAGCCTATTACCACGCTGGCCCAACCCAACACGCTCGGTCCAAATTTATCATCAAAGTTCAAGGCCAAGGCGGCCATGCATCCATGCCACAAGATGCTAACGATGCAATTTTGATTGCTAGCCAAGTTGTTATAAATTTACAATCGATTGTATCAAGGCGCATCAGTTCTATGGAGTCAGCAGTATTAACAATCGGCTCATTTGATGGTAAGGGTCAAGCTAATATTATAAAAGATTGTGTCACATTAGAGGGTGATGTGCGTTGCCTAACTGATGAAACAAATCATTTCATTGAGAGGGAAATAAGACGTATTTGTGTTGGAATAGCACAGGCTTATGCTTGTGAGATAAAAGTCGATTACACAATTGATTATCCTGTGTTGTATAATGATACAAAATTGACTGAATTTGTGTACAAAACTCTGCAAAAAGCTAAGATTCCTGAGCTGAAAGGTGTAGAGGATAGTGGTATTCAAAATCCGTCAGAGGATTTTGCTTATTATGCACAAGTTAAACCGGCATGCTTCTTTTATATAGGAGCTAAACCTGATGCAGAAGCGGTTTATCCGCATCATCATCCAAAATTTGAGATTAATGAGGAGGCTTTAATGTTAGCTGCTAAATCTGTTGGAACTATTGCTTTGCAATATTTGAATGATCCTTGTATTTGCGATGAAAAGTGTCAATGTGAACCTGCTTGTGATTGCGGTGAAAGCTGTGATTGCAGAGAGAACTGTGATTGTGGCGAAAACTGTGATTGCGGTGAAAGCTGTGATTGCAGAGAGAACTGTGATTGTGGCGAAAACTGTGATTGCGGTGAAAGCTGTGATTGCAGAGAGAACTGTGATTGTGGCGAAAACTGTGATTGCCGAGAGAGCTGTGATTGTGGCGAAAATTGTGATTGCGGTGAAAGCTGTGATTGCAGAGAGAACTGTGATTGTGGCGAAAACTGTGATTGCGGCGAAAACTGTGATTGCGGTGAAAGCTGTGATTGCAGAGAGAACTGTGATTGTGGCGAAAACTGTGATTGCAGAGAGAACTGTGATTGTGGCGAAAACTGTGATTGCAGAGAGAACTGTGATTGTGGCGAGAATTGTGATAGTGAAGCAGAAAGTAACTGTGAAAAAGACTGTAATTGCACAAAAGATTGTTAGTCTCGCTTGATGCGACTACTAATGTTGAAGCACTCAACAAATTAAGCTTGGGTGCTTGCTTTTTAATAGCTAGAAAGTGAGGACTTTTATGCGCATAATGAAGAAAATTCCTGGTGGAACGTTACTTATATCTATGTTGATAGCAGCTATAATCCATACATTTTGCCCTGATCTATTCAAAATTGGTGGTATGACAGAGGCGTTGTTTAGTGGTAGTTCCATGAATTTTATCCTAGGTGCAGCTGTCTTTGTTTCTGGTTGTAGCCTGAATTCATCCAGCTTACCTAAAGTAATTAAACGTTACGGAACACTCTTAGTTTTTAGAACCATTTTAATTATTTTAGTTTGCTTAGCTTTCTATTATGCTTTTGGCGTTCCAGGTATAGCAGGTATCAGCACTTTAGCCTTTGTTTGCGCTATAACTTCCGTCAATCCAACGCTATTTTTGGCTTTAGTTTCAGATTGCGGTGATGAAATTGACCAGTGAGCTTTTAGCTTTATTTCGCTATTCTCAACCCAAGTTATTCCAATGTTTATCTATGGCTTAATGTCACCAACAGAAATAGACTTCATGCCAATTATCTCAACTTTGATACCACTTATTAGTGGTATTGTGATTGGCAACTTAGATAAAGAACTTGGCAAATTTTTGGCCACATGTATGCCTTTCTTAATTGTTGTTTTAGGTTGGGCAGTTGGCCTAGGCATTAATTTGTTGGAGACCGTGCGAGCTGGCTTAGATGGTATTTTAATGACAGCTATTTACTATGTCTTTACGTTTGTACCGATGCTGTTTGTCGACAAATTAGTTGTTAAACATGGCGGTCTATCAGCTTCAGCTATCGTTACTTTAGGTGTTGTTTTGACAGCTGTACTTACGCCAAACTTAGTGAAACATTTTTCGACAAATACTAAAAATGGAGGCCAATGAACAACTTTATTTTAATTGCAGCTAGCTTGATTATTCTCTGCGTATTTATTAACAAGCTCTTTCTGAAAATGGGTGTGCCTGTTTTGCTTGGCTTTATCTTTTTGGGCATTTTAGTCGGGCAAGACGGTATATTTGGTATTGAATTTACTAATTACAACTTAGTCGGCAATATTTGCACAGTCGCCTTGATTTTTATCATGTTCTACGGTGGCTTCAGTACCAATATTAAGCAGGCTAAACCAGTTCTCAAGCAAGCTGCGCTGTTAGCTGGTCCAGGTGTAGCCTTGACAGCCTTGTTTACAGGCTTATTTGCTTATCTATGTTTGGGCATGCCATGGTTACATGCTTTATTGTTAGGCTCAGTTATTGCTTCAACCGATGCCGCTTCAGTTTTCTCAGTCTTAAGATCTTACAACCTGAACTTGCGTTATAACAGCGCATCTTTGTTGGAAGTTGAGAGTGGTAGTAACGACCCGGCGGCATACATGTTGACGATCATTGTTCTGCAATTAATTCAAGGAAAGGGCGATTTGCAATTTATTATTAAGACAGTTGTTGCGCAAATAGTGTTAGCAATTGTGGCAGCTTGGCTCATAAGTAAATTGGCAGCTTATCTTTTGAACAAAATGCAATTTGCCACTGAGGGTTTTGAACTTGTTTTCATTATGGGCATAGCTTTGGTCAGTTATGCTTTGCCTTCAGCTTTTAATGGCAATGGTTACCTAAGTGCCTATATTTGTGGCTTGTTGTTAGGTAATAAACAAATAAAAGCCAAGCGTGAATTAGTTAGCTTTTGGTCAGGGATAACAGGCCTGATGCAGATTGTGATCTTTTTCTTGTTAGGCTTATTATCAACGCCATCGCTTTTGCCAGCAGTCTTTAATAAAGCAATTTTAGTGATGTTAGCTTTGACATTTTTGGTGCGCCCACTTGTCGTTTATCTATTACTTTTACCGTTCAAAGTTAATTGGCGTCAACTCGTGCTTTTGTCATTTGCAGGGTTAAGAGGTGCAGCTTCGATCGTATTTGCTATTATGGTAATTATGCAAGGCGAAATAGGTAGCGAGATTTTCCATATCACGTTCCTAATCGTTCTGTTGTCTTTAGGCTTGCAGGGCGTACTTTTACCTAAGGTAGCAAAATTGACAGATATGATTGAACCTGGTGGCAATGTCATGAAGACTTTTACGGACTATGCTGAAGATTTGCCAGTTCAATTTATGAAATTTCGCCTACAAGCTAATCACCTTTGGGTTGGCAAAAAGATTATGGATTTAGTCTTGCCACCACAGACGTTGTTAGTATATTTAGAAAATGAAAAAGGCGTAACTGTGCCTAACGGTGAAACTTTGTTACAGGCGAATGATAAGCTAATTTTGGCAGCCATTGAACCACACAAAATGCCAGGCGTAAGCTTGAGTGAACTTGAAATTAGCGAGAAGCATGAATATGTCGGGCAGGCTTTGAGTGAGCTTAATTTAGAGGATAGTTTGGTTGTTCTAATTAAGCGGGGCGATAAAGTCGTAATTCCAGATGGCAGGACTGTGATTAACGCTGGCGATGTCTTAATCTGTAACCGTGGCTAATTTGTATAGGTAGCTAAAAATCGTAATAAGTTAAAAAGGGGCTTTGAAAAGCTTCAAAAGGAAAAGACGAGCAAATAAGCAACCTCGTCTTTTTTGCTTAAACGCATTTATGAACCTATCTTACTCTAAGTTTTGGAGAGCTTTTAAGCACCCATACAAAGCAGAACGGCCGTTTAATTTTGGTAATTGAATGTATTCAGTTAAATTTGGCGTTTTAAGATAGTTATTAAGGCGCTTTGCGAAGTTAGCACGAACTAAGTCGATGAAATTAGCTTTTTGCATCACGCCGCCACCTAATTTAATTGCTTCTGGTCTCAGAATCACTGTATAAGCTAGAAGTGCTTGCGCTAAGTAATTGGCTAAGATTGCAAAGATAGGCTGATTTATATCCAAGTCTTGGCCGTTAATTCCCAAACGAGCTTTGATACTAGGGCCAGCTGCCATACCTTCGAGGCAATATTTGTGGAAAGGACAAGTGCCTGTGAATTTGTCGTTAGGATTAGGTGTAACTAAAATATGTCCCATTTCAGGATGACCATATGCATTTAGAATTTTACCAGAATGCACATATCCACCGCCTATGCCAGTGCCGACAGTGAGATAAAGGACAGAGCCTAATTTAGCTTCAGCTGCATAATATTCACCTAAGGCAGCTAGATTTACATCTGTATCGAAAACAATCGGGATATTTGGGAAAACAGACTTAAAAGCACCGACAAAGTTATAATTTTGCCAAGCCAATTTAGGGGTGCTTGTGATATAGCCATACTTTTTGTTCAAAGGATTTATTTCAAGCGGACCAAAGCTAGCAATTGCTAAGCCGGTTAGTTTTTCTGGCAGATTTTGGAAATAAGCGATAACCTCAGGAATTGTCTTATCTGGTGTTAGGGTAGGGAGGCTGACTGACTCGCTTAATTCGCCTTTAGCATTCGCGTGGGCTAAAACAAATTTTGTACCACCAGCTTCGATTAAACCGTACATAATTGACCTCTTTCAAATATAATATTTTTCTAATTCGTACTTTTACTTGCGAGACTAATTTACTTGCAAGCTGAACTATTTGCTTGCTTAGCTAACATTTTCTTATAAAGATCCTCATAGAAAGCTGGAACTTTACAATATTCAGCAATAGCGTAAGCGGTGAAACTGACTAATAGCAAACTGAATAGGTAGGAAAAAGCACCGCCACTCAT is a window of Amygdalobacter nucleatus DNA encoding:
- a CDS encoding ROK family protein, with the protein product MYGLIEAGGTKFVLAHANAKGELSESVSLPTLTPDKTIPEVIAYFQNLPEKLTGLAIASFGPLEINPLNKKYGYITSTPKLAWQNYNFVGAFKSVFPNIPIVFDTDVNLAALGEYYAAEAKLGSVLYLTVGTGIGGGYVHSGKILNAYGHPEMGHILVTPNPNDKFTGTCPFHKYCLEGMAAGPSIKARLGINGQDLDINQPIFAILANYLAQALLAYTVILRPEAIKLGGGVMQKANFIDLVRANFAKRLNNYLKTPNLTEYIQLPKLNGRSALYGCLKALQNLE
- a CDS encoding amidohydrolase — translated: MNFEKLYTLLDKKSDEMIKNRRYLHEHPEVSFQEEKTSEFILKHYADKDVKVEYPLGTHGIKVTIDSGKPGKTVALRADFDALPIQEETDLPFASKNGAMHACGHDGHTAYLLALADCLIELKSEFTGKVVILHQHAEEAPPGGAKEMIEAGALEGVDAVFGCHFMNMMQPGKAYYHAGPTQHARSKFIIKVQGQGGHASMPQDANDAILIASQVVINLQSIVSRRISSMESAVLTIGSFDGKGQANIIKDCVTLEGDVRCLTDETNHFIEREIRRICVGIAQAYACEIKVDYTIDYPVLYNDTKLTEFVYKTLQKAKIPELKGVEDSGIQNPSEDFAYYAQVKPACFFYIGAKPDAEAVYPHHHPKFEINEEALMLAAKSVGTIALQYLNDPCICDEKCQCEPACDCGESCDCRENCDCGENCDCGESCDCRENCDCGENCDCGESCDCRENCDCGENCDCRESCDCGENCDCGESCDCRENCDCGENCDCGENCDCGESCDCRENCDCGENCDCRENCDCGENCDCRENCDCGENCDSEAESNCEKDCNCTKDC
- a CDS encoding potassium/proton antiporter, with protein sequence MNNFILIAASLIILCVFINKLFLKMGVPVLLGFIFLGILVGQDGIFGIEFTNYNLVGNICTVALIFIMFYGGFSTNIKQAKPVLKQAALLAGPGVALTALFTGLFAYLCLGMPWLHALLLGSVIASTDAASVFSVLRSYNLNLRYNSASLLEVESGSNDPAAYMLTIIVLQLIQGKGDLQFIIKTVVAQIVLAIVAAWLISKLAAYLLNKMQFATEGFELVFIMGIALVSYALPSAFNGNGYLSAYICGLLLGNKQIKAKRELVSFWSGITGLMQIVIFFLLGLLSTPSLLPAVFNKAILVMLALTFLVRPLVVYLLLLPFKVNWRQLVLLSFAGLRGAASIVFAIMVIMQGEIGSEIFHITFLIVLLSLGLQGVLLPKVAKLTDMIEPGGNVMKTFTDYAEDLPVQFMKFRLQANHLWVGKKIMDLVLPPQTLLVYLENEKGVTVPNGETLLQANDKLILAAIEPHKMPGVSLSELEISEKHEYVGQALSELNLEDSLVVLIKRGDKVVIPDGRTVINAGDVLICNRG